TAGGTCTTTATCCTCATTACTGCCTCTGGTTTAGATCATCCATTTTTCGTTTCAGTTAGCAATGAACAGATAGATATCTCCATGGAAGTGTTTGGGGTTGGGTGGGGGGCAACCATCATTTAAGTTTTGCCCAGAAGCAAAGTGGTGGGGGCATTTGGAGTTCCTTATGGGACTTGAGTCGGTGCTTATTATGTTCTGCTGCATGTTCTCATaaagcttttctttttctttatccttttttttaaaaaaaaaatttcctggCGGCTTTAAAGAATTGTTGATGTTGCTACATTGTGCTTGTTTGAAGTTGTAAAGTTTTTCACTCGGAAAATGCTAACCacacccatctctctctctctctctctctctctctctctctctctctctctctctctctctctctcgtgatGATATGTCGCAACAAGGTTGAGAACTCATGTTATcacaattttcttattttattttatttttttacaattttctgaGTTGGATTTGGGAAACTAAAGGCAATTGTCAAAGTTAAACCAATGGTTTGCAGTAAATTGTTTTGGTAAGATCAAAAGGTAAAAAAGGTCATAATTGTTGGCTGGTTAGCTGATGATCAAATGTCATGTGGGTATGCCGGTTGAGCACATGGAAGAACCACGATTGCCggcaaaataaacaacaatgaCAGCTGAGCACACGCTTAAAATAATACCCTAACATAGCCCACAATGGTACAAACTACAAAGAGGTGCTTTCATTGCCAAAGAGGCCAaaaagtttgagagagagagagagagagagaggtaaaaaaaaacatcaccGCTATTGCTATGCATCATCTGTAACAATCTTTTCCGTAACTCCAGTTTGGCATTCATAGTTTCATACATTTGTATGACTAGACAAAAACatcgaaaaaaatatatagtaaagagacccaaaaaaaaagaaaaaacataaaaacttgAATAACCTCAAATGCTATAAAACCCAAAGACAACAGTATGTAGGTAAGGGCCAAGATTGACACTGTAAAGAGACAGAGACCAGGGGTGGTTAgaaggtgagagagagagagagagagagagagagagagagagagagagagagatgaggctGAGAAGCACATGAAGCGGAATATCAATGAACAACTCTTCCGCACCTGCTCCTTAAAATAGCTTTGCTTTAAGTTGAAGCaggaggaggttgagcaatAAATTAAAGGTACACAAACTCGGGCGTTGGGGTGGGGGGACATGGGGGCAAACAGTACTATTACAATGACATGTGTAAAGAATGTACACTTGTCGTCGACATATGTGAAAAGACAGATGACAGAACAATGggagtaataaataatatggaTATTGGGTGCTGCTgtaatattgaaaaattaaaggaaagagAATTGGGGTAATGGCCTTTGCTTTTGGCCAATTTAATTTACTGGGGTGATATACTTAGCACTGGCTGCCTCTGCGGCAGCCAAGTGCACCAGCACCAGAAGTTATAGAGCCAACCATGGAAGAAGACTTGGCACCCAAGCTTGAGGCCCTGGCATAGCTGGCAGAAGCTCCAGCTCCTGATGGAGTGAAATAGGCACCATTCAACAACAAATCCCCCTCTGATCTCCAATTCCAGCCCTCCCACTCGCTTTGAGATGTCTCCACCCTCTTTGTCACCTGCCCAAGACAAATTTTGTCATTCACAATCAATAAGTTCACACATTTTAATGACAAGAAGACCATGGAGACTGCTGGCAGTTAGAGGATATTTTGAGTTATATATAATACCTCTTTTGCAAAAGGGTTTGTGGGTGCAGCATATCTGTTGCCCTGGCTATTGATTGTGGGATTTGCACTTCCACCAATGGCATACATCTCCCAGTGAGTGTAGTCATTGTTCACCACATGAAAGTATCCGTGTCTACACCTGCATTGATAATCATAGATTGGTTTCTTGTCAGATTGATCAAGACTTCCAAGCCAAAACAATATGAACAAAGTCTTCCTTGATTTCTTTGCAGTTAAAGGTCATATTAGAGGGTAGGAATTTAAAGGAGCCCAACCCAAACATGGGTAGTGGCAAATTTGTCAATTGTTTACCTTCTCTAATTAAGGAGTCTTTTCTGTGAGCTCTAGTTACAAAAGTtcctagtatttttttttgcttttaataATTAGATTCCTTAAATTGTcctgttttaaaattttgttcttggaatatatatatatatatggtctacTTGTGTATAACAAACGGAGTGTAAGGTCTCCTTGTGTATCACATGTTCCCCTATATTCTGATTCAGttcaacaagaaaaataagaacGCAATTTTAAAACTAAAGAATTGAATAATAATACTCGACAGTTCAAACATGAAATGGGAATCCAGACCAGAATGTAAGAATTATAATGGGAAAAAAATCATGTTTGAACAACAATTGTTTTTACACATAATGGCTTTAACATGAAAAGCAGAAGTAGATGTTACCTTGGCATTCTATCACATGTTCCCCTATATTCTGATTCAGttcaacaagaaaaataagaacGCAATTTTAAAACTAAAGAATTGAATAATAATACTCGACAGTTCAAACATGAAATGGGAATCCAGACCAGAATGTAAGAATTTAATGGGAAAAAAATCATGTTTGAACAACAATTGTTTTCACACACAAGGGCTTTAACATGAAAAGCAGAAGTAGATGTTACCTTGGCATTCTCTGGATAAGTCCCTCTCCAAAATGGTTGTACGCAATGGTCGCTTGCATTTGCTTATCTCTCGTGTAACTGTCGCTATGTCCCAACAGAATCACCTGTTTTTGCAACCCGAAACAGCAGATGTCGGTTTGGTCCCCCAATTACGAGAATACATCTTAACAAAATCAATACGCAGAAATGCAATAGTAATAAACATACTTCATTGTGGTGGGTGAAGTGGTTGTTGGAAATGGTAATGGCAGTTGAGCCCATGACAGCATCAACAAGGCCATCAGCACAATTGGAGAGGGAATTATGATCCACCCAAACGTGACTCGAGCCGAAGATGGAAATGGCATCGCCATCAGCCATAGTCCTCCACCCAAAATGACTCGGGGAGCTCCTCACCATGGCATTCCCAGTACGCTTGCAGTCATGGATGTGCAGGCCGTGAATGATGACATTGGTAACAAACTGGATGGTGATGCATGCTCCATTAGCAATGTGGACATTGGCCCCACGGCCATCAATGGTCTTGAAGCTGTTCATGATGAGCTCCTGCTTCAATTGTATCACCATGTCCCGCTTGAACACAATCCAGAGAGGCTCTTCCTGGATAACAGCATGGCGCAAAGTGCCGGGCCTTGGGTTGACAGGGTCATCATCCCCGGCGTCAGTGACGACATAGAAGCGGCCGTCACGGCCACCAATGGCATTCCTTCCAAAACCAATGCCACAATCTGCAAGGCGCTTGCGGTTAGTTTGCCAATTTGGGTCACAACGCCAGCAGTCATCAATGGGATTGCCGGTTCCGCATGAGAAGTAGCCCAGTTTCCTCCTCTCAGTGCTGTTGCGGATGCTCCTGCCATATCAAACACATCGATTTAGTTCCCACCATAAACATCTACGAAGCTGTTCAAGGATTCCCAAATTTAATCGTATAAATTTTGACACATTTAAAGCTGTTTTTGTATATCAACCATTTAAAATGAGAATCTAAGATAAATTAGTTAGATTTACATTTTGCCAAACTAACGTTAACAGAATTATTGTAGCTTGAAAGGACAAGTAATTCCTCCGAGGTGTGTCGGTTGAGGTAAAATGTTCctcctattttaaaaaaataaaaatatttttcattcatttttttatacatttaaatattt
This genomic interval from Carya illinoinensis cultivar Pawnee chromosome 2, C.illinoinensisPawnee_v1, whole genome shotgun sequence contains the following:
- the LOC122300297 gene encoding probable pectate lyase 8 isoform X1, which translates into the protein MAVSTRWVGLCSMVLVMMLCVGTIAKVPEDQIPETENGGTEKLQSSSNSSMVAGLEVAEGSNEHAVDNPEEVASMVEMSIRNSTERRKLGYFSCGTGNPIDDCWRCDPNWQTNRKRLADCGIGFGRNAIGGRDGRFYVVTDAGDDDPVNPRPGTLRHAVIQEEPLWIVFKRDMVIQLKQELIMNSFKTIDGRGANVHIANGACITIQFVTNVIIHGLHIHDCKRTGNAMVRSSPSHFGWRTMADGDAISIFGSSHVWVDHNSLSNCADGLVDAVMGSTAITISNNHFTHHNEVILLGHSDSYTRDKQMQATIAYNHFGEGLIQRMPRCRHGYFHVVNNDYTHWEMYAIGGSANPTINSQGNRYAAPTNPFAKEVTKRVETSQSEWEGWNWRSEGDLLLNGAYFTPSGAGASASYARASSLGAKSSSMVGSITSGAGALGCRRGSQC
- the LOC122300297 gene encoding probable pectate lyase 1 isoform X2; this encodes MAVSTRWVGLCSMVLVMMLCVGTIAKVPEDQIPETDLEVAEGSNEHAVDNPEEVASMVEMSIRNSTERRKLGYFSCGTGNPIDDCWRCDPNWQTNRKRLADCGIGFGRNAIGGRDGRFYVVTDAGDDDPVNPRPGTLRHAVIQEEPLWIVFKRDMVIQLKQELIMNSFKTIDGRGANVHIANGACITIQFVTNVIIHGLHIHDCKRTGNAMVRSSPSHFGWRTMADGDAISIFGSSHVWVDHNSLSNCADGLVDAVMGSTAITISNNHFTHHNEVILLGHSDSYTRDKQMQATIAYNHFGEGLIQRMPRCRHGYFHVVNNDYTHWEMYAIGGSANPTINSQGNRYAAPTNPFAKEVTKRVETSQSEWEGWNWRSEGDLLLNGAYFTPSGAGASASYARASSLGAKSSSMVGSITSGAGALGCRRGSQC